In Micrococcus luteus NCTC 2665, a single window of DNA contains:
- the typA gene encoding translational GTPase TypA, translating into MTSTETRRSDLRNVAIVAHVDHGKTTMVDAMLRQTGAFNTHGDVAERVMDSGDLEKEKGITILAKNTTVFYSGPSAPEGETVTINVIDTPGHADFGGEVERGLSMVDGVVLLVDSSEGPLPQTRFVLRKALAAKLPVILVVNKTDRPDARIDGVVSDSMDLLLGLASDLAEEDPDLDLDSVLDVPVVYASGKAGRASLTQPADGALPEAEDLEALFNVIMEHIPAPSYTEGEVLQAHVTNLDASPFLGRLALLRIFNGTLRKGQQVAWARQDGALKTVKITELLATKGLERVPAEEAGPGEIVAVAGIEDIMIGETLTDAENPKPLPLITVDDPAISMTVGINTSPLAGRVKGAKVTARQVKDRLDKELIGNVSLKVLPTERPDAWEVQGRGELALAILVEQMRREGFELTVGKPQVVTRTVDGKVHEPMERMTIDIPEEFMGAVTQLMAARKGRMQEMSNHGTGWIRMEFLVPARGLIGFRTRFLTETRGAGIASSYAAGYEPWTGEIEYRTNGSLVADRAGSATPFAMINLQERGTFFVQPGAEVYEGMIVGENSRADDMDVNITKEKKLTNMRAASSESFEGLTPPRRLTLEESLEFAREDECVEITPEDIRIRKVVLDANERLKAARARARA; encoded by the coding sequence ATGACCTCGACCGAAACCCGCCGCTCCGATCTGCGCAACGTGGCCATCGTGGCCCACGTGGACCATGGCAAGACCACGATGGTGGACGCCATGCTGCGCCAGACCGGTGCCTTCAACACGCACGGCGACGTCGCCGAGCGGGTCATGGACTCCGGGGACCTGGAGAAGGAGAAGGGGATCACGATCCTCGCCAAGAACACCACGGTGTTCTACTCCGGCCCGTCCGCCCCCGAGGGCGAGACCGTCACCATCAACGTGATCGACACCCCCGGCCACGCCGACTTCGGCGGCGAGGTGGAGCGCGGCCTGTCCATGGTGGACGGCGTCGTGCTGCTCGTGGACTCCTCCGAGGGCCCGCTGCCCCAGACCCGCTTCGTGCTCCGCAAGGCCCTCGCGGCCAAGCTGCCCGTGATCCTCGTGGTCAACAAGACGGACCGCCCGGACGCGCGCATCGACGGGGTCGTCTCCGACTCCATGGACCTGCTGCTCGGCCTGGCCTCGGACCTGGCCGAGGAGGACCCGGACCTGGACCTCGACTCGGTGCTGGACGTCCCCGTCGTCTACGCCTCGGGCAAGGCCGGCCGTGCCTCCCTGACCCAGCCCGCCGACGGCGCCCTGCCGGAGGCCGAGGACCTCGAGGCCCTCTTCAACGTGATCATGGAGCACATCCCGGCCCCGTCCTACACCGAGGGCGAGGTCCTCCAGGCGCACGTCACCAACCTGGACGCCTCCCCGTTCCTCGGCCGCCTCGCGCTGCTGCGCATCTTCAACGGCACCCTCCGCAAGGGCCAGCAGGTCGCGTGGGCCCGCCAGGACGGCGCCCTGAAGACCGTGAAGATCACCGAGCTGCTGGCCACCAAGGGCCTCGAGCGCGTGCCCGCGGAGGAGGCCGGCCCGGGCGAGATCGTCGCCGTCGCCGGCATCGAGGACATCATGATCGGCGAGACCCTCACCGACGCGGAGAACCCGAAGCCGCTGCCGCTGATCACGGTGGACGACCCGGCCATCTCCATGACCGTGGGCATCAACACCTCCCCGCTGGCCGGCCGCGTCAAGGGCGCCAAGGTCACGGCCCGCCAGGTGAAGGACCGCCTGGACAAGGAGCTGATCGGCAACGTCTCGCTCAAGGTGCTCCCCACCGAGCGCCCGGATGCGTGGGAGGTGCAGGGCCGCGGCGAGCTCGCCCTGGCCATCCTCGTGGAGCAGATGCGCCGCGAGGGCTTCGAGCTCACCGTGGGCAAGCCGCAGGTGGTCACCCGGACCGTGGACGGCAAGGTCCACGAGCCGATGGAGCGCATGACCATCGACATCCCCGAGGAGTTCATGGGCGCGGTCACGCAGCTCATGGCCGCCCGCAAGGGCCGCATGCAGGAGATGTCCAACCACGGCACGGGCTGGATCCGCATGGAGTTCCTGGTCCCGGCCCGCGGCCTGATCGGCTTCCGCACCCGCTTCCTCACCGAGACCCGCGGCGCGGGCATCGCCTCCTCCTACGCGGCCGGCTACGAGCCGTGGACCGGTGAGATCGAGTACCGCACCAACGGCTCCCTCGTGGCCGACCGCGCGGGCTCCGCCACGCCGTTCGCCATGATCAACCTGCAGGAGCGCGGCACCTTCTTCGTGCAGCCCGGCGCCGAGGTGTACGAGGGCATGATCGTGGGCGAGAACTCGCGCGCCGACGACATGGACGTGAACATCACCAAGGAGAAGAAGCTCACCAACATGCGTGCGGCCTCCTCCGAGTCGTTCGAGGGCCTGACGCCCCCGCGCCGGCTCACCCTCGAGGAGTCCCTCGAGTTCGCCCGCGAGGACGAGTGCGTGGAGATCACCCCCGAGGACATCCGCATCCGCAAGGTCGTCCTGGACGCCAACGAGCGCCTGAAGGCCGCGCGCGCCCGCGCCCGTGCCTGA